GGGGTGTCCCCCCCGCCATGCGAATGCCGGCTTTCACCGCTTCAACGATTTTGTCCAAGTGCACGTGTCCTGGCACGAGTTCGTTTGCCGAATTGGCTATGCCGATAAGCGGCCGTTCGATTTCTTCATTCGTGATTCCCATAGCTTTGAGAAGGGCTCTGGAAGGAGCTCTTCCCAATCCTGTTTTCATGATATCGCTTCTCAAAATGTCCTCCGGACTATTGATTAAAATCTTTCCTCTGGAATCGGAATTACAACCCTTTTCATTCGGTTTTTCGCCCAAGACGTTCTGCTTCCATGCGCAGTGCCTTTTGTACCACCTCTCTCGTAATGGAGGGAAGATGGAATTCTTCCAGCGCCAATTCATTACTCCACGCGATTTCGTCCGCATCCGATCCTGCTACAGGCTCGCCGCCCAAAACTGTACATGCGTAATCGGCAATAACATAATGATACCGCACCCGGCCGTCTTCGTCGCGGAAAATGCGCTCGATCAGTTCAACCAGGTACCGAGGTTGTACGATGAGTCCAGTCTCCTCAACTGCTTCTCGTATGACCGCATCGAAGAGACTTTCACCAACATGCACCAATCCGCCGGGGACACTCCACTCACCCTTTGCCGGGGGATTCCCGCGACGAGCCAGCAAGATATTCCCGTTATCCATGATGAGCGCCCCAACTCCTACAAGGGGGGCAGCAGGGTATTCCCTTTGTATCAATATTTCTTCGGAGACAGAAGACACGTGCGTAGTCCCATTTCACAAAAAAGCCGGGCATAGCCCGGCGTGAGATTCGAAGTTCAGGATGTAAGTCGGGGAACTCTTCTCAAAAAAGGTTCCCCCAGTCTTGTGGCAAAGAGTGAATGCTAGACTGTTACACCTCTGAGAAGAAGTATGTTTTGAGGCACTGCGTGCGCTCGACATAGTTGGTCGGATCCAGGAACCACGTTACCGCGCTGAAGGAACTCAACAGTGAGTTCCCGTCCTGCGGAGTGAAACAGAATCCGACTACTTCGTGGCCTTTGCGAACTTCCAGCGAAGGTACCACGATAACCGTTTGATTGAGAATCCTGCCAAAATATCCATGATCCCGGCCGAACGAGAAGACTTCGCATGCGGACTGTTTCTGTGTCAGGCTGATTCGGTCGTCGGCTCTGAAACGCGCAATAACTTCGTCCTTGGTGACCGCCCGTTTTAGATTGAGCGTGAAATATATGCAGTGCATATACTGAGTATTCAGCTTCAATGCCGATGACCAGAGATTCAGATCCAGTCCCTTTGTTCTGAAGAGATGATATGCGTCTCGAGCGTGGTGCGTGCCGAACACGGGGTCTCCATGCTTGCCCACATCCGGAGACGGAACGAAGCCCTTTGTTTGGCTGATATCGTTTGCTCGCCTGATGCAGAGGAATCGCGCTTCTTCGAGATTGTCGTCTCCATCCGTCAACGCTACGGTATTGATGAGCGCACATAAGTTATGGGTATTACAACTCACGACCTGAACAAAACGGTCGTTTCCCACTTCTAAAGCATCATCATTGATGCCTCTGGCATACATTTTTCCGAAACCGAATTCACTGCCCTGGGCTATGAATCCCTTTGTTGTGGCCAGGTATTTTTCATAAAACTCGTGTTTATTCGAAATGCCGACCCCAGACGGAGTACAATCGACTACGACATCGGCTTTGGCCAAAGCTTCTTCATGCAGCATGACAGGTTTTAACCCGAGCGTCTCGAAATCGTTAATTTTATCTTCATCAACAGAGAGCTTGGCTCCTCGAGCCACTAAAGCTTTAATTTTCGGAACGTCTCTCGGCAAAGGAGATCTCTTGTGGAAAGTCACTTCCGAAAAACCAGCTTGATCCTTAAACGAACACAACAAACCTATGAGGGGCTCTCCTATGGTCCCTGTACCCACGACATGGATTACACCCTTTTCTTTGGCCATCAGCGCCTACTCCTTTCCGGGGCTGTCTACTAAGCAGTTGATCAATTTACGCTCTTTCAAAGAGCTACTTCTTCCATTCCCAAATTGAGCGTCAGGAAAACGGCAGATAGCTCTGCAACAGAGATTTGCGAGTCTTTCTGTCTTTTCTGGCTTTTTTTCCGGAATCCGATGCTTGGGAACCATCATCGGAATCAGAATCGGACTCCTGTTCCGTAGAAATATGTTC
The sequence above is a segment of the Desulfomonile tiedjei DSM 6799 genome. Coding sequences within it:
- a CDS encoding NUDIX hydrolase, whose product is MSSVSEEILIQREYPAAPLVGVGALIMDNGNILLARRGNPPAKGEWSVPGGLVHVGESLFDAVIREAVEETGLIVQPRYLVELIERIFRDEDGRVRYHYVIADYACTVLGGEPVAGSDADEIAWSNELALEEFHLPSITREVVQKALRMEAERLGRKTE